A window of Microcystis aeruginosa FD4 contains these coding sequences:
- a CDS encoding chromosome segregation ATPase, with protein sequence MFKGKELTENLVKRESIDSLTRWPEKTKSFLFLFWYRYQHRFTWKVWAALFVVVFGGVGFLATWQLLNMQKSPNCPKIFWPIASASLRLYCAQLSADSRTVEGLLAAIALVEALPEDHPLRSQVNQQLEEWARDILNLAEKDYQAGNLEQAIAKARQIPNNMAVAAIIEERIAKWQETWTEGNEILSKLEENLRASNWNQSFRLAVDLLNLNNEYWATVKYNEAIAKITVAREDSSKLDNAFNLFARGGLDNWLKVIEEARKIQASSYAYQEAQKLIGKTEDKLKEYAERLIERKQWQALRDLANQTPKDLKIKEDVTDWSLLSTAALDGETGTVEGLEAGILGLEQIDASRPLHQTALAMRERWQLQVQDLKILSEARDLAQAGTIEQYSAAIAKAGEVPRNNPLWSQAQQEIGSWNRQIQVIEDRPILERAREIALPGDINSLSNAIIQARAIANNRALYRDAQREIGGWQARIERMEDQPILDQAQALANLKDYSTAIETANQIPPSRALSAEASQNIRRWRRELRARQNLQQANQLAAMGTAEGLTRAIALVTNISTKTDAGVQRSELLERWSYQLLSLATDQANNGRYLEAIRLAESVSPESTAYSSARSQMQGWRNILQPPAPAPIVESTPLSPESPLEAPSPGQ encoded by the coding sequence ATGTTTAAAGGAAAAGAATTAACCGAAAATCTAGTCAAACGAGAATCGATTGACTCCCTGACTCGTTGGCCAGAGAAAACTAAGTCTTTTCTTTTTCTCTTTTGGTACCGATACCAGCATCGTTTCACTTGGAAAGTTTGGGCGGCTTTATTTGTGGTGGTCTTTGGTGGTGTTGGCTTTCTGGCCACTTGGCAGTTATTAAATATGCAGAAGTCGCCCAATTGTCCGAAAATCTTCTGGCCTATTGCTTCTGCCTCCCTGCGTCTCTACTGCGCTCAACTTTCCGCCGATAGTCGCACCGTGGAAGGTTTACTCGCAGCAATTGCCCTGGTGGAAGCTTTACCCGAAGACCATCCCTTGCGATCGCAAGTTAATCAACAGTTGGAAGAATGGGCGCGAGATATCCTGAATTTGGCTGAAAAAGACTATCAAGCGGGAAATTTAGAGCAAGCGATCGCTAAAGCTCGTCAAATCCCCAATAATATGGCAGTAGCGGCAATTATTGAAGAAAGAATCGCTAAGTGGCAAGAAACTTGGACGGAAGGCAACGAGATCTTAAGCAAACTAGAGGAAAATCTCCGCGCTTCCAACTGGAATCAATCTTTCCGTCTAGCAGTGGATTTATTGAACTTAAATAACGAATATTGGGCAACGGTTAAGTATAATGAAGCGATTGCGAAAATTACCGTCGCCCGGGAAGATAGCAGTAAATTAGATAATGCCTTTAATCTCTTTGCCCGGGGCGGTCTCGACAATTGGTTGAAAGTCATCGAAGAAGCTAGAAAAATTCAAGCCAGCAGTTATGCCTATCAAGAGGCACAAAAATTAATCGGGAAAACCGAGGATAAACTAAAAGAATACGCCGAAAGATTAATTGAGCGGAAGCAATGGCAAGCTCTCCGGGATTTGGCTAACCAAACCCCCAAAGACCTCAAAATTAAAGAAGATGTCACCGATTGGTCTCTCTTGTCCACAGCGGCCTTAGATGGGGAAACTGGCACGGTGGAGGGATTAGAAGCTGGCATCTTGGGACTAGAACAAATCGACGCTTCTCGACCCCTCCATCAAACAGCCCTAGCTATGAGGGAGCGCTGGCAGTTACAGGTACAGGATCTAAAAATATTGTCTGAGGCTAGAGATTTAGCACAAGCAGGTACAATCGAGCAGTATAGCGCCGCTATCGCGAAAGCGGGCGAGGTTCCCCGTAATAATCCCCTCTGGTCGCAAGCACAGCAGGAAATTGGCTCTTGGAATCGTCAAATACAAGTCATTGAAGACCGACCGATTTTAGAACGGGCGCGGGAAATAGCTCTCCCTGGCGATATTAACTCTCTCAGTAACGCTATTATTCAGGCGCGAGCAATCGCTAACAATCGGGCCTTATACAGAGATGCTCAACGGGAAATTGGCGGCTGGCAAGCGCGGATTGAACGCATGGAGGATCAACCTATTTTAGATCAGGCTCAAGCTTTGGCCAATCTCAAAGACTATAGCACAGCGATCGAAACTGCCAATCAAATTCCCCCCAGTCGCGCTCTTTCTGCGGAAGCGTCCCAAAATATCCGTCGTTGGCGCCGAGAGTTGCGGGCCCGTCAAAATCTCCAGCAGGCTAATCAATTAGCGGCGATGGGAACCGCAGAAGGTTTAACCCGAGCGATTGCTTTAGTTACCAATATTTCCACTAAAACTGATGCGGGTGTGCAACGGAGTGAATTGCTGGAACGTTGGAGTTATCAGCTTTTGTCTTTAGCCACGGACCAAGCTAATAATGGCCGTTATCTGGAAGCTATTCGCCTTGCTGAATCCGTATCCCCCGAAAGTACCGCTTACAGTTCGGCTCGCTCCCAAATGCAAGGCTGGCGCAATATTCTCCAACCTCCGGCCCCAGCGCCAATAGTTGAATCGACTCCCCTTTCCCCGGAGTCCCCGCTCGAAGCACCAAGTCCGGGTCAATAA
- a CDS encoding pentapeptide repeat-containing protein, protein MRANEVLDLYAKGKRNFTGVKLKGQCFHGQNLSGANFSKADLRGTNFQGAILERTKFTEVKAGLLKRGRLQLILISWLIAAVCGFLWGLAGYYLALMLVTDVTEFKIIAAVIITILSLIYGRFYPQRVGGLPLVLSLISGKKINFILAIFISLILTLLTGIILAFQGLLAGIAAVNITLSIAWIVGVCGTLFTAYLAWLSLEESRETITKSMAIAFLASKGTNFFGANLQEADFTGAQLKATDLRAKDLTRTRFYLVSGIERARWEKTILAEVAIRNLLVTGQGENKAYIGYNFRGLNLSGVNFKNANLTRANLSEANLAYANLEGANLAHSNVMRANLQGATLTGACIEAWKIAENTNLEGVDCDYIYLVESEGERRPGEGEFGEGEFQQLALEQRKLYIDE, encoded by the coding sequence ATGAGAGCAAATGAGGTACTGGATTTATATGCCAAGGGCAAACGCAATTTCACAGGAGTAAAATTAAAAGGACAGTGTTTTCACGGACAGAATTTATCGGGGGCTAATTTTAGTAAAGCAGATCTGCGTGGCACTAATTTTCAAGGGGCTATTTTAGAGAGAACTAAATTTACAGAGGTCAAGGCAGGATTACTAAAGCGCGGTCGGCTACAATTAATTTTAATTTCTTGGTTAATAGCGGCTGTCTGCGGGTTTCTGTGGGGATTAGCTGGTTATTATCTAGCTTTAATGCTGGTGACAGATGTAACCGAATTTAAAATCATTGCTGCGGTGATAATCACGATTTTATCGCTAATTTACGGAAGATTTTATCCTCAGCGAGTTGGGGGATTGCCCTTAGTTTTATCCTTAATTTCTGGGAAAAAAATAAATTTTATCCTAGCAATTTTTATCAGCTTAATTTTAACTTTATTGACGGGGATTATATTAGCTTTTCAAGGATTATTAGCAGGAATAGCTGCGGTGAATATAACTTTGTCTATAGCTTGGATTGTTGGGGTTTGTGGTACTTTATTCACCGCTTATCTGGCCTGGTTATCCCTAGAAGAATCGAGAGAAACGATCACGAAATCCATGGCAATTGCTTTTTTAGCCAGTAAGGGTACAAATTTTTTCGGGGCAAATCTCCAAGAAGCTGATTTCACGGGAGCGCAGTTAAAAGCCACTGATTTAAGGGCAAAAGACTTAACTAGAACTCGATTTTATCTGGTATCGGGCATCGAGCGAGCGCGCTGGGAAAAGACAATTTTGGCCGAAGTGGCGATTAGAAATCTTCTGGTTACTGGTCAAGGGGAAAATAAAGCTTATATTGGCTATAATTTTCGCGGACTAAATCTTTCTGGGGTTAACTTCAAAAATGCCAACCTGACTAGGGCAAATTTGAGCGAGGCAAATTTAGCCTACGCTAATCTAGAAGGGGCAAATTTAGCCCATAGTAACGTGATGAGAGCCAATTTACAGGGAGCCACCCTGACGGGTGCTTGTATCGAAGCTTGGAAAATCGCCGAAAATACCAATTTAGAAGGGGTTGATTGTGATTATATCTATTTAGTCGAGTCCGAGGGAGAGCGCCGTCCGGGTGAGGGAGAATTTGGGGAAGGGGAATTCCAGCAATTGGCCCTGGAGCAGCGAAAATTGTATATTGACGAATAA
- a CDS encoding Ppx/GppA phosphatase family protein, which produces MVNISNQVIPNRGLAPLRKVSDVQILAAIDIGTNSVHMVVVKIEPSLPAFTIIAREKDTVRLGDRDRKTGKLTLVAMERAIAALKRCHDLAISLHADQIIAVATSATREATNGDEFLALIEKEVGISVNLISGQEEARRIYLGVVSGMDFQNQAHIIIDIGGGSTELILADSQEIRFLSSTKIGAVRLTQDLITTDPISTTELAYLRAYTRGMLERAVEEIKHHLQVGEVPRLVGTSGTIETLMTIHAWEKLGEIPNPLNGYQLTRKDVKELVKRFATLDYHQRLAILGMSDKRAEIILAGSIVLLEAMTMLDVDKLVLCERALREGVIVDWMLTHGLIDNRLLYQSEIRQRSVLKIAKKYQVNLESAERIARFSLSLFEQTQGQLHSWNQEAKDLLWAAAILHNSGLYVSHAAHHKHSYYLIRNGELLGYTEIELEVIANIARYHRKSKPKKRHDDFMKLTEYYQYMVRHLSAILRLAVALDRRQIGAIKKIECKYDPEYRTLHLHLFPNNAEDDCALELWSLDYKKPVFEEEFGVKVVATLAFLP; this is translated from the coding sequence ATGGTGAATATTTCTAATCAAGTTATACCCAATCGGGGACTAGCGCCCCTTAGAAAAGTCTCCGATGTCCAAATCCTAGCGGCGATCGATATTGGTACGAATTCGGTTCACATGGTAGTGGTGAAAATTGAACCGTCTTTACCCGCTTTTACGATTATTGCCCGAGAAAAGGATACAGTCCGTCTGGGCGATCGAGATAGGAAAACTGGTAAATTAACCCTAGTAGCCATGGAAAGAGCGATCGCCGCTTTAAAACGCTGTCACGATCTGGCTATTAGTCTCCATGCGGATCAGATTATCGCCGTTGCCACCAGCGCCACCCGGGAAGCGACCAACGGCGACGAATTTTTGGCTTTAATCGAGAAAGAAGTCGGTATTTCTGTAAATCTCATCTCTGGACAGGAGGAAGCGCGCCGGATTTATCTCGGTGTCGTCTCGGGGATGGATTTCCAAAATCAAGCCCATATTATTATCGATATTGGTGGCGGTTCCACAGAATTAATCTTAGCTGATAGTCAAGAAATTCGCTTTCTTAGTAGTACCAAAATCGGCGCGGTGCGTTTGACGCAAGATTTGATCACTACCGATCCCATTAGTACCACAGAATTAGCCTATTTAAGGGCATACACCAGGGGAATGTTGGAGCGGGCAGTAGAAGAAATTAAACATCATTTACAGGTGGGAGAAGTGCCGCGTTTAGTGGGAACTTCTGGGACGATCGAAACTTTGATGACTATCCATGCTTGGGAGAAATTGGGGGAAATTCCTAATCCTTTAAATGGCTATCAATTAACCCGTAAAGATGTCAAAGAATTGGTCAAGCGTTTCGCCACTTTGGACTATCATCAAAGACTGGCAATTCTGGGGATGTCCGATAAACGGGCCGAGATAATTCTAGCTGGTTCGATCGTGCTTTTGGAAGCGATGACCATGTTAGATGTTGATAAGTTAGTTCTCTGTGAAAGGGCCTTGCGAGAAGGGGTAATCGTCGATTGGATGCTGACGCACGGTTTAATTGATAATCGGTTACTTTATCAGAGTGAAATCCGTCAGCGCAGTGTCTTGAAAATAGCGAAAAAGTATCAAGTTAATTTAGAATCGGCCGAGAGAATAGCGAGATTTTCCCTGTCTTTATTCGAGCAAACGCAAGGACAATTACATTCTTGGAATCAGGAAGCTAAAGATTTATTATGGGCGGCGGCTATACTGCATAATAGTGGTTTATATGTTAGTCATGCTGCCCATCATAAACATTCCTATTATTTAATTCGCAATGGTGAACTGTTGGGCTATACGGAAATAGAGTTAGAAGTTATCGCTAATATCGCTCGTTATCACCGCAAAAGTAAACCGAAGAAAAGGCACGATGATTTTATGAAATTAACTGAATACTATCAGTATATGGTCAGACATCTAAGTGCAATACTGCGCTTGGCTGTGGCTTTAGATCGGCGACAAATAGGAGCGATTAAAAAGATTGAATGTAAGTATGATCCCGAATATAGAACCCTACATCTGCATCTTTTTCCCAATAATGCTGAAGATGATTGTGCTTTAGAATTGTGGAGTTTAGACTATAAAAAACCTGTTTTTGAGGAAGAATTTGGGGTGAAAGTGGTGGCAACTTTGGCATTTTTACCCTGA
- a CDS encoding alpha/beta hydrolase, translating into MLQLAKIGRLIALGCLGTILTSFPVLSAERITFILPPFSRTLEISSLENFVETGRIDANLRQYLGNTTPEQQREFRQALTTSKEINPVLISRFFNTTMGEDILNLLGGLITIQGDINGKFALRSALIKSAFEPGGVTILNLLRNLPTNMQIDVTKVARLARAIDIVLKATTVFTEQVAQLSLEEAKKASEINFTAMTDPRQPGPQQVEQMRLDLTDSRRQRELYLIIVKPKGQLTQKTPVIVFSHGLASRPEDFVRQAEHWASYGYLVAIPQHPGSDTLQVQNLLAGLSRMVFDTKEFVNRPLDISFVIDELQRRNAGEFQGQLDVDNVGVGGHSFGGYTALAVGGATIDFENLQRDCQRRLAFLNVSLLLQCRALDLPREEYNFRDRRIKAIFAVNPFNWSIFGAKGLAKIEIPTFVAAGTYDPATPAIFEQVRSFPLLNTENKYLALIEGQAHVDFSVLDAGINETIESIADLTLPAPYLIDSYAHSLSLAFFEVYIRKNPSYKPFLQAAYSQYLSQGQKFRCFLITRASSAVLEQLIEDFIAQNVR; encoded by the coding sequence TTGTTGCAATTAGCTAAAATTGGTCGTTTGATCGCTCTTGGTTGCTTGGGAACGATACTGACTAGCTTTCCTGTCCTCTCGGCCGAGAGAATCACTTTTATCTTACCGCCCTTTAGTCGTACCCTAGAAATTAGTTCCCTAGAAAACTTTGTCGAGACTGGCAGAATTGACGCTAATCTAAGACAATATTTAGGTAATACCACGCCGGAACAACAAAGAGAATTTCGGCAAGCTTTAACCACAAGTAAAGAAATTAATCCCGTCCTGATCTCGCGCTTTTTTAACACCACAATGGGGGAAGATATCCTCAACCTTTTAGGGGGACTGATCACCATTCAAGGGGATATTAATGGTAAATTTGCCCTGCGTTCTGCCCTAATTAAATCAGCTTTTGAACCAGGAGGGGTAACTATTCTTAACCTGCTGCGTAATCTGCCCACTAATATGCAGATTGATGTGACAAAAGTGGCAAGATTAGCCCGGGCGATCGATATCGTCCTGAAAGCGACCACAGTATTTACGGAACAGGTGGCGCAATTATCTTTAGAAGAAGCGAAAAAGGCCAGTGAAATTAATTTTACCGCCATGACCGACCCCCGACAACCAGGCCCCCAACAAGTGGAACAAATGCGGCTGGATTTAACCGATAGCCGTCGTCAGAGGGAACTTTATCTGATCATTGTCAAACCCAAGGGGCAATTAACCCAGAAAACCCCCGTTATCGTCTTTTCCCACGGTTTAGCTTCCCGTCCTGAAGATTTTGTCCGACAAGCGGAACACTGGGCTAGTTACGGTTATCTCGTCGCCATACCCCAACACCCCGGCAGCGATACCCTACAGGTGCAGAATCTGCTCGCTGGTTTATCGCGGATGGTTTTTGATACCAAGGAATTTGTCAATCGTCCATTGGACATATCTTTTGTGATCGATGAATTGCAAAGACGCAATGCGGGGGAATTTCAGGGGCAATTAGATGTAGATAATGTGGGAGTTGGTGGACATTCCTTCGGCGGTTATACAGCCTTAGCTGTAGGTGGAGCGACGATCGATTTCGAGAATTTACAACGGGACTGCCAAAGAAGATTAGCTTTTCTCAATGTCTCCCTCTTGCTGCAGTGTCGTGCTTTGGATTTACCCCGAGAAGAATACAACTTTCGCGATCGGAGAATAAAAGCGATTTTTGCAGTTAATCCGTTTAATTGGAGTATTTTCGGGGCTAAAGGACTAGCTAAGATCGAAATTCCCACTTTTGTAGCGGCAGGAACCTACGATCCCGCTACCCCCGCTATTTTTGAACAGGTGCGCTCTTTTCCCCTGCTCAATACCGAAAATAAATATTTAGCTCTGATTGAAGGTCAAGCTCACGTCGATTTTTCGGTACTAGACGCGGGAATTAACGAAACGATCGAATCCATAGCCGATCTTACCTTGCCAGCACCATATCTGATCGATAGTTACGCCCATTCCCTATCTTTGGCCTTTTTTGAGGTGTATATTCGCAAAAACCCCAGCTATAAACCTTTTTTACAGGCGGCCTATTCCCAATATCTCAGTCAAGGCCAAAAGTTTAGATGTTTTCTGATCACCCGCGCCTCCTCGGCGGTTTTAGAACAACTCATCGAAGATTTTATTGCACAAAATGTCCGTTAA
- a CDS encoding DUF3082 domain-containing protein: protein MTTELETKKVTPTRCLVGAAISAALGTILYYLTAAIGHSFYSKPMVAHSPIALRIGSAVRTLVFGLASLGTFIFAFVTIGLILLAIQLLLKRPQQT, encoded by the coding sequence ATGACCACAGAATTAGAAACCAAAAAAGTTACTCCTACTCGCTGTTTAGTTGGTGCGGCAATTTCCGCCGCATTGGGGACAATTCTCTATTATCTCACGGCAGCGATCGGTCATTCTTTTTACTCAAAACCAATGGTTGCACACAGTCCGATCGCCTTGAGAATTGGCAGTGCTGTCCGCACTTTGGTTTTTGGTTTAGCTTCTCTAGGAACCTTTATTTTTGCTTTTGTCACCATTGGTTTAATTCTTTTGGCTATCCAATTACTACTTAAACGCCCTCAACAAACATAA
- a CDS encoding DUF1816 domain-containing protein: MLEANNQGENQIFLYEVVFSGSSGSLPQRFSQTVLRVPKSRMSQETQRLLRQGAKILSIRPLDPETVSIKPSLPPQPWWVEITTSQPKCLYYFGPFESFSEALSHQSGYIEDLQSESAVGINSEIKQCQPEVLTQEDF; the protein is encoded by the coding sequence ATGCTAGAGGCTAATAATCAGGGAGAGAATCAAATATTTCTCTATGAAGTTGTTTTTTCCGGTTCTTCTGGCTCTTTGCCTCAACGCTTCTCCCAGACAGTCTTGCGAGTACCTAAAAGCCGCATGAGTCAAGAAACACAGCGCCTCCTGCGCCAAGGGGCCAAGATTCTCAGTATCAGGCCTCTTGACCCAGAAACTGTCTCGATCAAGCCTAGTTTACCCCCTCAACCCTGGTGGGTAGAGATCACCACCAGTCAGCCGAAATGTCTCTATTATTTCGGTCCTTTCGAGAGTTTTTCTGAAGCTTTATCCCATCAATCCGGTTATATCGAAGACCTACAATCGGAATCTGCCGTGGGAATTAACAGCGAAATTAAACAATGTCAGCCAGAGGTTTTAACTCAAGAAGATTTTTAA
- a CDS encoding sensor histidine kinase, producing the protein MRPPKLSLGTRLFLSHLLVMVVGLSSFIIIAKLSSPRMFVLRLEQLERQGFFTVRSARTFLVRGFETAWDSSAIWSFIAGGSTAGYLSFLVSQRIMKPVKQMKQITKNLAEGDLSARVPESEIPELNQLAISFNQMAISLADVEKRRRELIGDLTHELRTPLTVVRGYLEELADGAIKPNPELYQKLVKETRRLERLTHDLQELSRAESGYLSIKLQPVNLLPLLNSLIEKFADQLLEDGPTLQLDCPPNLPSVMADPDRLEQILVNLLGNAIRYTDHGAITLQVTRDKNHLQIAVIDTGIGIAAEDLPFIFERFWRADRSRSRYSGGSGIGLAITRRLVELHQSQIEVESELGKGSTFRFSLAISTN; encoded by the coding sequence ATGCGGCCACCAAAATTAAGCTTAGGAACCAGATTATTTTTATCCCATCTCCTCGTTATGGTGGTGGGATTGAGTAGCTTTATTATCATTGCTAAATTATCTTCTCCGCGAATGTTTGTTTTGCGTTTGGAACAGTTAGAAAGGCAGGGATTTTTTACCGTGCGCTCGGCGAGAACTTTCTTGGTTAGGGGTTTTGAGACAGCTTGGGATAGTAGTGCCATTTGGTCATTTATTGCCGGGGGAAGCACAGCTGGTTATCTAAGTTTTTTGGTTTCTCAACGCATTATGAAACCGGTAAAACAAATGAAACAAATCACTAAAAATTTGGCTGAGGGGGATTTATCGGCGCGAGTTCCAGAAAGCGAAATCCCAGAATTAAATCAATTAGCCATCAGTTTTAATCAGATGGCGATTAGTTTAGCCGATGTGGAAAAAAGGCGCCGGGAATTAATCGGTGATCTTACCCACGAATTACGCACCCCTTTAACTGTAGTGCGGGGATATTTAGAAGAATTAGCCGATGGTGCGATCAAACCTAATCCAGAACTTTATCAAAAATTAGTGAAAGAAACCCGCAGATTAGAACGTTTAACCCACGATCTACAGGAGCTATCGCGAGCAGAATCTGGTTATCTCTCGATTAAACTGCAACCTGTTAATTTATTACCTTTGTTAAATTCTCTCATTGAAAAATTTGCCGATCAATTATTAGAAGATGGACCGACTTTACAGTTAGATTGTCCCCCCAATTTACCCTCTGTTATGGCCGATCCTGATCGCCTGGAACAAATCTTAGTGAATCTGCTCGGTAATGCCATTCGTTACACCGATCATGGTGCAATTACCCTGCAAGTGACAAGGGACAAAAACCACCTACAAATTGCCGTTATCGATACAGGAATCGGCATCGCAGCAGAGGATTTACCCTTTATTTTCGAGCGCTTTTGGCGGGCCGATCGCTCTCGTTCCCGTTATTCTGGGGGTAGTGGTATCGGTTTAGCGATTACCCGTCGTTTAGTGGAATTACACCAAAGTCAAATCGAGGTGGAAAGTGAATTAGGTAAAGGCAGCACTTTTCGTTTTTCCCTAGCAATATCTACGAATTGA
- the mutL gene encoding DNA mismatch repair endonuclease MutL, giving the protein MTLPIQVLPQDVIDLIAAGEVIDSLGAVVRELVENAIDAGADRITIDISPQNWRIQVSDNGRGMSREDLQLCSYAHSTSKIRQRDDLWQITSLGFRGEALHSIAQVARLRVASRHDDDLGCYCLYNHQGEPDNLETIPIAIGTIVTVENLFGNFPVRRQALPSINKQLKDIQTLIHNFALCHPQITWQVFQEHQDWLRISPGRDASQILPQLVKSLHFNDLASLKLDLTTPDAESAQIELVIGLPDRISRHQPDWVRIAVNGRMVRSSELEQAIFEAFARTVPKDRYPVCFLHLHLNPRSIDWNRHPAKAEIYLHNLIFWQEQIISAIDKALGLNPEHIPEKAQNQRVSQILKAAEEKSTYTIGEKYPKNRLELKAVAQIHQTYIVAQHPNGLWLVEQHIAHERVLYERLEDNWEIVPLDDPIILNQLTTRQIEQLQRLGLEVASFGDRSWAIRSIPVLLKERQDRADALLELSLGGDLQTAQVATACRSAIRNGTALSLEEMQNLLDDWQNTRNPRTCPHGRPIYLSLEETSLARFFRRHWVIGKSHGI; this is encoded by the coding sequence ATGACCTTGCCCATACAAGTTTTACCCCAAGACGTAATCGATTTAATTGCCGCAGGAGAGGTAATCGACTCTTTAGGCGCTGTGGTGCGAGAATTAGTCGAAAATGCCATTGATGCGGGGGCAGATAGGATTACCATCGATATATCTCCCCAAAACTGGCGAATACAGGTATCGGATAACGGCAGGGGAATGTCCAGAGAAGATTTGCAACTGTGTAGCTATGCCCACAGTACCAGCAAAATCCGCCAACGGGACGATCTTTGGCAGATTACCAGTCTCGGATTCCGTGGTGAAGCTTTGCACAGTATCGCACAGGTGGCGCGTCTGCGGGTTGCCAGTCGCCATGACGATGATTTAGGTTGTTATTGTCTTTACAATCACCAAGGCGAGCCGGATAATTTAGAAACGATTCCTATAGCTATCGGCACTATCGTCACGGTAGAGAATCTCTTTGGTAACTTTCCCGTTCGTCGTCAAGCTTTACCTTCAATTAACAAACAATTAAAGGATATACAGACTTTAATTCATAATTTTGCTCTCTGTCATCCCCAAATTACTTGGCAGGTTTTCCAAGAGCATCAAGATTGGTTACGCATTAGTCCGGGTAGGGATGCCAGTCAAATATTACCGCAATTAGTTAAATCTCTGCATTTTAACGATTTAGCATCTCTAAAACTTGACTTAACGACTCCTGACGCAGAATCTGCCCAAATTGAATTAGTCATTGGTTTGCCCGATCGCATTTCTCGCCATCAACCAGATTGGGTTAGAATTGCTGTTAATGGGCGAATGGTGCGCTCATCGGAGTTAGAACAGGCAATATTTGAAGCTTTCGCTCGCACAGTCCCTAAAGATCGCTATCCCGTTTGTTTTCTCCATCTACATCTTAACCCTCGTTCGATCGATTGGAATCGTCACCCAGCCAAAGCAGAAATATACCTGCATAACCTCATTTTTTGGCAAGAACAGATAATTTCAGCCATAGACAAGGCTTTAGGACTAAATCCCGAACATATACCCGAAAAAGCGCAAAATCAGCGCGTCAGTCAAATTCTCAAGGCTGCCGAAGAAAAAAGCACCTATACAATAGGGGAGAAATACCCGAAAAATCGGCTGGAATTAAAGGCAGTAGCCCAAATTCACCAAACTTACATAGTTGCCCAACATCCTAACGGATTATGGTTAGTCGAACAACATATTGCCCATGAGCGGGTTTTGTACGAACGTTTAGAGGATAACTGGGAAATCGTGCCGTTAGACGATCCGATCATCTTAAATCAGTTAACTACTCGACAAATCGAACAATTACAACGTTTAGGATTAGAAGTTGCTAGTTTTGGCGATCGCTCTTGGGCGATTCGTAGTATTCCTGTTCTACTAAAAGAGCGGCAGGATCGGGCTGATGCTTTACTAGAATTAAGTTTAGGGGGGGATTTACAAACCGCTCAGGTTGCCACCGCTTGCCGGAGTGCGATCCGCAACGGTACAGCTTTGAGTTTAGAAGAAATGCAGAATTTACTCGATGATTGGCAAAATACCCGTAATCCACGCACCTGTCCCCACGGTAGACCGATTTACTTATCCTTAGAAGAAACTTCGCTCGCTCGCTTCTTCCGTCGTCATTGGGTAATCGGCAAAAGTCACGGCATTTAA
- a CDS encoding XisI protein, whose protein sequence is MDKIDLYRQHIQELMIERAKLRAPSDPVKTETVFDTKQDRYLLVHVGWRDSSTRIYGCIIHVDIINNKIWVQHDGTEEAIADKLVARGVPKQDIVLAYHAPHVRQYTEFALG, encoded by the coding sequence ATGGATAAAATAGACCTATATCGCCAACATATTCAAGAATTAATGATCGAAAGAGCCAAACTGAGAGCGCCTAGTGATCCCGTCAAAACCGAAACAGTTTTTGATACCAAACAGGATCGTTATCTCTTGGTTCATGTGGGTTGGCGGGACAGCAGCACGCGCATTTATGGCTGTATAATTCACGTTGATATTATCAATAATAAAATCTGGGTGCAGCACGACGGCACGGAAGAAGCGATCGCTGATAAATTGGTAGCGAGGGGAGTCCCCAAACAAGACATCGTTTTAGCTTACCATGCGCCCCATGTGCGACAATATACCGAGTTTGCCCTTGGCTAA
- a CDS encoding XisH family protein gives MSARDKFHGLVKHDLENEGWTITHDPYTIDLGFVDFYLDLGAERLLAAIKDDEKIAVEIKTFLAASAISEFHTAIGQFINYRIALEDNDPKRLLYLAIPADIYKRFFQNTFIQTVIHKNQIPLIVYDTEKKEKLQWIK, from the coding sequence ATGTCTGCAAGAGATAAGTTTCATGGATTGGTTAAGCATGACTTGGAAAATGAGGGTTGGACAATCACTCATGATCCTTACACTATCGACTTAGGTTTTGTTGATTTTTATCTAGATTTAGGTGCAGAAAGGCTATTAGCTGCTATAAAAGACGATGAGAAAATAGCAGTAGAAATTAAAACATTTTTAGCAGCTTCGGCAATTTCAGAATTTCATACAGCTATTGGTCAATTTATTAACTATCGTATCGCTTTAGAAGATAATGATCCTAAACGCTTACTTTATCTAGCGATTCCCGCAGATATATACAAACGCTTTTTTCAGAATACATTTATTCAGACAGTAATTCACAAAAATCAGATTCCCTTGATAGTGTACGACACCGAAAAAAAGGAGAAATTACAATGGATAAAATAG